In a genomic window of Bradyrhizobium sp. LLZ17:
- a CDS encoding O-acetylhomoserine aminocarboxypropyltransferase has protein sequence MPAPKPPAFETLSLHAGQHPDPTTGARAVPIYQTTSYVFQDSDHAAALFNLERAGHIYTRISNPTTGVLEERLAALEGGVGAICTASGMAALHLAIATLLNAGDHIVASSSLYGGTINLLAHTLPRFGITTTFVKPRDLDAFRSAIRPNTRLVIGETIGNPGLEVLDIPKVAAVAHDAKIPLLIDNTFATPYLSRPIELGADIVMHSATKWIGGHGIAIGGAIVDGGRFDWRSSGKFGVLTEPYGGYHGIVFDEQFGTAAFIMRARTEGLRDFGACLSPTNAFQLLQGVETLGVRMDRHMQNTHLVLEALKANKAVDWVLHPALETHPDYQLAKQLLPRGAGSIISFGIKGGRPAGRKFIEQLRMISHLANVGDAKTLVIHPASTTHQQMDAEQLRAAGIGEELVRLSVGIETASDIIDDLAQALRISQKG, from the coding sequence ATGCCCGCGCCGAAACCGCCTGCGTTCGAAACCCTGAGCCTGCATGCGGGCCAGCATCCGGATCCCACGACCGGCGCCCGCGCGGTGCCGATCTACCAGACCACGTCCTACGTGTTTCAGGACTCCGATCACGCCGCCGCGCTGTTCAATCTGGAGCGCGCCGGCCACATCTATACGCGCATCTCCAATCCGACCACGGGCGTGCTGGAGGAGCGGCTCGCGGCACTCGAAGGCGGCGTCGGCGCGATCTGCACCGCGAGCGGCATGGCCGCGCTGCATCTGGCCATCGCGACGCTCCTGAACGCCGGCGACCACATCGTGGCGTCGAGCTCGCTCTACGGGGGCACCATCAACCTGCTCGCGCACACGCTGCCGCGCTTCGGCATTACCACGACCTTCGTCAAGCCGCGCGACCTCGACGCGTTCCGATCGGCGATCAGGCCGAACACCAGGCTCGTGATCGGCGAGACCATCGGCAATCCCGGGCTGGAAGTGCTGGACATCCCGAAGGTCGCGGCGGTCGCGCATGACGCCAAAATCCCGCTTTTGATCGACAACACGTTTGCCACGCCCTATCTCAGTCGTCCGATCGAACTCGGCGCCGACATCGTGATGCATTCGGCGACGAAGTGGATCGGCGGCCACGGCATCGCGATCGGCGGCGCCATCGTCGATGGCGGCCGATTTGATTGGCGTTCATCGGGAAAATTCGGCGTGCTGACCGAGCCCTATGGCGGCTATCACGGCATCGTTTTCGACGAGCAGTTCGGCACCGCCGCCTTCATCATGCGCGCGCGCACCGAGGGACTGCGCGATTTCGGCGCCTGCCTGTCGCCCACCAACGCGTTTCAGCTGTTGCAGGGCGTCGAGACGCTCGGCGTGCGCATGGACCGCCACATGCAGAACACGCATCTCGTGCTTGAGGCGCTCAAGGCCAACAAGGCCGTCGACTGGGTGCTGCATCCGGCGCTGGAAACCCATCCCGACTATCAGCTGGCAAAGCAGCTGCTGCCGCGCGGCGCCGGCTCGATCATCTCCTTCGGCATCAAGGGCGGGCGGCCCGCAGGCCGCAAGTTCATCGAGCAGCTGCGCATGATCAGCCATCTCGCCAATGTCGGCGACGCCAAGACGCTGGTGATCCATCCCGCCTCGACCACGCATCAGCAGATGGATGCCGAGCAACTCAGGGCCGCCGGCATCGGCGAGGAGCTGGTGCGGCTCTCGGTCGGCATCGAGACGGCGTCCGACATCATCGACGATCTCGCGCAGGCGCTGCGCATCTCGCAAAAGGGTTAA
- a CDS encoding alpha/beta fold hydrolase, with amino-acid sequence MKLTVNGAEVFVATGGRGFDKSLPAVVFIHGAGFDHTSWALHTRWFAHHGFGVLAPDLPGHGRSDGPSLASIAEMTDWTAALLDAAGVSKAHLIGHSMGSLISLETAARHPGKVSALSLIGTAATMSVGPDLLKAAEANDQDAIDMVSIWGLGFNAELGGSLAPGLWMHGGAQAVLRHCEPGVLFKDLSACNSYANALTAAASVKVPTTLILGERDMMTPAKAGKALAAAILHAKAVVVPGAGHMIMAERPDELLAALRN; translated from the coding sequence ATGAAGCTCACCGTCAACGGCGCCGAAGTGTTTGTCGCGACCGGCGGCCGCGGGTTCGACAAATCCCTGCCCGCGGTCGTCTTCATCCACGGCGCCGGCTTCGATCATACGAGCTGGGCGCTGCATACGCGCTGGTTCGCCCATCACGGCTTTGGCGTGCTGGCGCCGGATCTGCCCGGACACGGCCGCTCGGACGGGCCTTCGCTCGCGAGCATCGCGGAGATGACCGACTGGACCGCCGCGCTGCTCGATGCGGCCGGCGTGTCAAAGGCGCATCTGATCGGCCATTCCATGGGCTCGCTGATCTCGCTGGAGACCGCCGCGCGGCATCCCGGCAAGGTCTCCGCGCTGAGCCTGATCGGCACGGCCGCGACCATGAGTGTCGGCCCGGACCTCTTGAAGGCGGCCGAAGCCAACGATCAGGACGCGATCGACATGGTCTCGATCTGGGGCCTCGGCTTCAACGCCGAGCTCGGCGGCAGCCTCGCGCCTGGGCTGTGGATGCATGGCGGCGCGCAGGCCGTGCTCAGGCATTGCGAACCGGGCGTGCTGTTCAAGGATCTGTCCGCCTGCAATTCCTATGCGAATGCGCTGACCGCCGCCGCGAGCGTGAAGGTGCCGACGACATTGATCCTCGGCGAGCGGGACATGATGACGCCGGCCAAGGCCGGCAAGGCACTCGCCGCCGCGATCCTGCATGCGAAGGCCGTGGTGGTGCCGGGCGCGGGCCACATGATCATGGCCGAGCGTCCGGATGAGTTGCTGGCGGCGCTCAGGAACTGA
- a CDS encoding DUF6496 domain-containing protein: protein MPRQEIIRKARQDKRAGKSASTQAGEFVKHEIDKIRKGKHGARSTKQAIAIGLSEARRAGVDLPPPRKGRAKKATRRSAKYAYEVGQGKRTPKRRPRVSRAVEKVLKKEPRSTASRSALSKQGKRAASRRTAASRSATARKASRTKGAKARSTASKKAARTRTRRRS, encoded by the coding sequence ATGCCGAGACAGGAAATCATTCGCAAAGCCAGGCAAGACAAGCGTGCCGGTAAATCGGCAAGCACACAGGCCGGCGAATTCGTCAAGCACGAGATCGACAAGATCCGCAAAGGCAAGCACGGCGCGCGCTCGACGAAGCAGGCAATTGCCATCGGTCTGTCCGAGGCCCGCCGTGCCGGAGTCGATCTGCCGCCGCCGCGCAAAGGTCGCGCCAAGAAGGCGACGCGTCGCAGCGCCAAATATGCCTATGAGGTCGGTCAGGGCAAGCGCACCCCGAAGCGCCGGCCGCGCGTGTCGCGGGCCGTCGAAAAGGTTTTGAAAAAGGAGCCGCGCTCGACCGCATCACGCAGCGCATTGTCGAAACAGGGCAAGCGTGCCGCGAGCCGACGAACGGCCGCGTCGCGTTCAGCCACCGCGCGCAAGGCGAGCCGCACCAAAGGCGCCAAGGCCCGCTCCACCGCCTCAAAAAAGGCGGCACGCACCAGGACGCGCCGCCGGAGCTGA